GGCCCCCTCATGGGGGCCCAGCCGGTCTGACCGGGCGCGTCCCCCGTGGGGTTGGTGGAAGGTCCTGACGAAGGGGGATCGCCGACGTGGCGACGACCGTGACGGGTACTGTCAAGTGGTTCAACGCAGAGAAGGGCTTCGGGTTCATCGCCCAGCCTGACGGTGGTGGCGACGTCTTCGTCCACCACTCTGCGATCGAGATGACCGGCTACCGCACCCTCGAGGAGGGCCAGCCGGTCGAGTTCGAGGTCCAGAATGGGCCCAAGGGCCTGATGGCCACCAACGTGAAGCCGATCCGCTAGCCCTGGTCAGCTAGCCCGGGCCGCCGTGGGTCCTCCCGTTCGGCGGCCCGCACGCCGTAGCCGATCACGATCGAAGGGGCCAGCACGGCCGACCCCACGGCCAAGGCAGCCACCACGGTCGTCACCAGCCCGCTCGGGAACCCGCCCGCCAGCGCCACGAAGAAGGCGACGACGGCCACGCCGAACAAGCCATAGCCGACCCGCTTGCCGGTGGCCGCCGCCTTGGCCATACGGGCGCGCTGGGCCCGCACCGGGTCGGCTGGGCCGCCCGTTACCATTCGGCCCCGGTGCTGACCCTGCGTGACCTCGACCTGAGCCTGTCGCGCCCGCTCCTGATGGGTGTGGTCAACGCCAACCCCGACTCGTTCTCAGACCCCGGCCCCCGCACCCCCGAGTCGGTGGTCGAACGGGCCTGCGCCCTGGTGGCCGAGGGGGCAGCCATCGTCGATGTGGGCGCCCAGTCGGCCATCACCGGGCGGGGACCGGTGGACGCCGGCACCGAGGCCGCGCTGGTGGCGCCCGCCGTGGAGGCCATCGTGGCCCGGTGCCCGGGGACGGCCGTGTCGGTGGACGCGTACAAGCCGGCGGTCGTAGAAGCGGCTCTGGCCGCGGGGGCGCACTTGGTCAACGATGTATCCGGCCTCCGGGACCGGGCTGTCGCCCGGATGTGCGCAGCCTACGGCGCCGGCTTGGTCGTCATGCACACCGCCGCTCCGCCCCTCACGCGCCTTCAGGACCCGTCGCTCTACTCCTCGGTGGCCGCCGAGGTGGCCGCCTTCCTGGCCGAGCGGGTCGAGGCGGCACTGGCCGACGGGGTGGGCCCCCGGTCGGTGGTGGTCGACCCGGGGGTGGACTTCACCAAGACCCCGGCCCAGACCGTCGCCCTGCTGCGGGACCTCGGCCCGGTGGTCGCCCTGGGCCGGCCCGTGCTGCTCGCCCTGAGCCGCAAGGACTTCGTGGGTGCCCTCACCGGCCGCCCCCCGGCCGAGCGAGGCCCAGGCACGCTGGGCGCAGTGGCCGCCCTGCGCTGGGTCCCCGGCCAGGTCCTGCGGGTGCACGACGTGGCCGCCACCGCCGAGCTGCTGGCCGTGCTCGACGCCGTCGGCGGCCCCGACGGCCCGCCTCCCGACCTGGCCCTGGCCGAGCACTTACGCCACCAACGGTAAGCGGTGGTGCTGGCACCCCCGCGCCAAGAGGCCGGCCACCACGGTTCCCCGGCGGGACCAACCGTTGTAGAACTGCCCGAGAAGGAGACGCCGGGGCGTTCCTGGCCCCCCACCCCGGGCGCCCCGGCCATCTCCTCGACCCCCCACCAGTGTGGCGCCACGACCGCACTGGCACGTCTGGGCGTGGCCCACTGCCGGGGTTGAGGGGCTCCCCATCGCCAGTCCGGGCCCGACTGGGTGCGGCTCCCGCTCGGTTCACTGGGATAGTGCGGCTCATTCCGACCCTGTCGAATGCTCCGGTGGGACGAGCTCGTCGGGTGTGACCACCGTGATCAACCGGGAGGCGCCACGGCGCAGGCGCTCGTCTCTGGACATGAGGTCGATTCCCAGGGCGCGGGCCAGAGCCACGTACTCGGCGTCGTAGGTCTTCGCCCAGCCAAGCAACCTCGCTACGTCACGGGCATCCCGGTACAGGCCCTCGTCCGCCCGCCGGCGGATGGGCGAAGCCAGCAGCCGATCGAACGCCGTCTGCGCGAGGGCAGGGGTCAGGTCGCCTCGCCACCTCATTTCGTTCAACACCGACGTGACCTCGGACCAGAGAAGCGCGGGCGATACCAGTTCGAACTTGGCGAACGGCTCAATGCCCCGTTCTGACGCAAGGAGGTAAAGCGCGGCGCTGGCGTCGATGACCAGCGTCACCGGCCAGAACGAGACCGGTGCAATGCGGCCAGGAAGTTGGGCATCGGCTCGCCCGTGACTGTCGTGACGTCATGTCCGGATGGAATGAGCTCCGGAGTGGCAACGACCTCCTCGAGCGCCCGCTCGTCGACCAAGTGCTGAGTTCCGACGCGTTCAGCCGGCAGCCTGCCCTCCCGGATCCAGCGGCGGATCGTCTCGGGGTTCCGTCCAACTCTCTTGGCAGCCTCAGGAACCGTCAACACGGTTGTAGTCTACTACAACACCGCCGGCTCCACCCGCAGTCAAAGCGCGCGTCGAACAATGCATCGGACGCGGTTCCGCCCGGTTAGACGTTGGCAGGGAGGAGGCGGGCGACGTTCTCGTAGAAGACGAACAGCACGACCAGGAAGGGGACGGCGGTGAGGGCGTAGGCCGGCCAGCGGCGCCAGGACCGGCCCAGGAGCCAGCCGCCCAGCCAGATGGCGGCCGCGAATGCGCCCCACATGACGGCCGGGGTACGGCTGACGGCCGCGCCCGAGAGGCCTCCGCCCAGGTCGGCCCGCACGGGCACGGCGTCGTCGGGGACGGCCGCCGGCGGCGCCCGGGGGGCGGCTTCGACGGGGGCCGTGACGAGCGAGGCGATCACGATGAGGCGCTGGGCGGCGCTGAAGCGGGGATGGCAGGTGGTGAGCGTGAGGCGGTCATCGGGGGTGTCGTCGAGCACCCACACACCCTCCTCGGGGTCGACGATGATCCACTCCTTGACGTCGTACTGGAAGCGGCCGGCGGCCGTGGTCACGAAGATGGGGTCGCCCGGTTCGAGCTCGTCCACCCGGTAGAACGGTGCCCCGTAGGTCGTGCGGTGGCCGGCGATGGCCGAGTTGCCGGGCTCGCCCGGCATGGGGGTGCCCGGGTAGTGCCCGGGGCCGGCCTTGAGGTCCTCGACCCCCACCCCTTCGACCACGTACTTCTTGACGTCGATCTTGGGGATCTCGATCTGCGCGACCGAGTCCCCGAGGCTGATGGGGGGCAGGGTGGTCGTGGTGGCCGGGCCCCCGCTGGGTGGGGGGATGGTCGGCACCGACGTCAGCAGGCGCTCCTGGAAGCGCTTCTCCAGCTCCCGCTGGCCCCGGGCCTCGGCCACCCCGGTGCCCCAGAGCTGGTACCCGACGAACAGGAAGAGCAGGATCCCGACGCAGATCAGCGCCTTGCCGAAGCCCCGGATCACCTTGCGCACGCCCATCCCGACCCCGAAGGCTAGGGGATCGCGATTGGCTGGTTGGCGCGCGCTTGGACCGTAATGCGGGTGCCCCGGTAGCTTGGAGCAGGTCCGCAATGCCACCCCTCGTCGTCCGTTTCCGTGCTGCGGTTTCCCTTCTCGGCCGGTTCCCCGCCCTCGCCGGCGTCGACCTCGACGTGGCTGCCGGGGAGATCGTGCTGCTCCAGGGCCCGAACGGCGCGGGCAAGTCCACCCTGCTGCGGGCGTGTGCCGGCCTGGTCGGGATCTCCTCGGGCGAGGCCGAGGTGCTGGGCCACGACCTGCGCAGCGACCGCCGGGCCGTCCGCCGCCGCGTCGGCCTGCTGGGCCACGCCACCTTCCTCTACGACGAGCTCACCGTGGAGGACAACCTGCGCTTCTCGGCCCGGGCCGCGGGGGCCACGGTGGACGACGCCGCTGTGGCCATGGAGCGCCTCGGGCTGGCTGGCCGGCTCCGTGACCTGCCCGTCTCCAAGCTGTCGGCCGGCCAGCGCCGGCGGGTGGCCGTGGCCGCCGTGCTGGCCCGGCGCCCCGAGCTGTGGCTGCTCGACGAACCCCACGCCGGCCTCGACGCCGCCGGCCGTGAACTGCTCGACGGCCTGGTCCGCGAGGCGGCCGAGGCGGGCTCGACGGTGCTGATGGCGTCCCACGAGCTCGACCGGGCCACCGCCCTGGCCCACCGCCGGGTGACGGTCGTGGGTGGCCGGGTCAACGCCGGCCTGCTCCCGCCGGCTGCGGCCGCCCCCGCCGCCCCCGATCAGGAGGCCGCCAATGTTCCGTGACGCCTTGTTGGTCGCAGGCAAGGACCTGCGGATCGAGATGAAGTCGAAGGTGGCCACCAACCAGGTGCTGCCGTTCTCGTTCCTCGTCCTGGTGATGTTCGCCTTTGCCCTCGACGCCGACCGGGGCCTGCTGTCGGGGGTGGCGGCCGGGCTGTTCTGGGTGACGGTGCTCTTCTCGGGGCTGCTCGCCATCGCCCGCTCGTTCGCCATCGAAGCCGGAGACGACGCCCGCGACGCCCTGCGCCTGTCCGGCCTCGACGGGGCCGGGATCTTCCTGGGCAAGGCGGGGGCGGTGGCCGTGCAGCTCCTGGCCCTGGAGGTCGTCCTGGCCGTGGGGGCGGTCGTGCTCTACGACGTGTCCCTACGGGGGGCCGGCCTGCTGGTGGTCACCTGCCTGCTGGCCACGGGTGGCATCGCCGCCGCGGGCACGATCTACGGGGCGGTGGCTGCCGGCCTGCGGGTCCGTGAGACACTGTTGCCTCTGCTGTTGCTGCCCGTGCTCGCGCCCGTCCTGCTGGCGGCAGCCCGGGCCTCGGAGGCTGCTCTCGACGTCACGACGGCCGACGGGTGGCCGTGGGTCAGGCTCCTGGCGGTCTTCACGGCGGCTTACGTGGCCTTCGGCGTCGTCGCCTTCGGCCCTCTCCTGGAGGAATCTTGAGCACCGTCGGTACCCGTGCCCTCGGATGGATGGCCGGCGTCATGCTGGCCCTGGTCGCCGTTCTGGGCCTGGTGGTCACACCGCCCGATGTCGTGCAGCGCGACGCCGTGCGCCTGCTCTACATCCACGTGCCCACGGCCTGGCTGGCCATGTACCTCTCGTTCGGGGTCACCACCGTGGCCAGCGCCCTCTACCTGTGGAAGCGCACCCGCCGGCCTTTCTGGGACACGCTGGCCGGCGCCTCGGCCGAGATCGGCCTCGTCTTCATCGGCCTGACGCTGGTCACGGGCTCGATCTGGGGCCGCACCACCTGGGGCGTGTGGTGGACGTGGGACGCCCGCCTCACCAGCACGGCTGTCCTGTTCGTGACCTACCTCGGTTACCTGGCCGTCAGGCGCATCCCCGGCGACCCCCTGGTGCGCAGCCGCCGAGCGGCCATCGTGGCCTTGGCCGCCTTTCTCAACGTCCCCCTGGTCCACCAGTCGGTCGAGTGGTGGCGCACTCTCCACCAGCCGGCTTCGATCCTCGACCAGCGCCGCCTGGGCGACCCCCAGATCCAGGGTTCGATGCTGGCCACCCTGCTGCTGGCCGTGCTGGCCTTCACGCTCCTCTACGGTTGGCTGCTGGTCCATCGGTTCCGGCTGGCCTCCACCGAGGAACAGGTGGAATCGGCCCAGCTCGACGAGGCCCTGGCCGAACGGCGGGCCGAGGCCAACGCGGCCGACGCCGGACCGGGAGCCGGCGACCTGGGTGCCAGCCAGCTGGACGCGCCCGTGGGGGAGCGGTCGTCATGACCGGCCCGGGAGGAGGGCCCAACCAGTGACCCACGCGGCTTACGTCTACGCCGGTTACATCGTCACGGCCGGCACCCTGGGGGCTTACGCCGCCTGGGTGATCGCCAAGACCCGGCGCGCCCGGCGCTACACCACGGGCGGGGACCGGTCCGGGAGCCCGCCCCGGTGAGCGCGGCGGCCCGCAGCACCAAGAGGCTGTGGCTGGCCGGCGCGGTGGTGGCCGTGGCCCTGGGGTTCCTGCTCGTGCAGGGACTGGGCAACGCCACGTTGTACTTCCGCACGGCCGACGAGGCCGTGGCCCAGCGCGACAGCCTGGGTGAGCGGCGCTTCCGCCTCCAGGGCACGGTGGTGGCCGGGAGCGTGGACACCCGGGGCAACCAGGTGCTGTTCGACGTGACGGCCAACGACGTGACGGTGCCCATCGTCCACCAGGGTGACCCGCCCGAGCTGTTCCAGCCGG
This is a stretch of genomic DNA from Actinomycetota bacterium. It encodes these proteins:
- a CDS encoding cold-shock protein, encoding MATTVTGTVKWFNAEKGFGFIAQPDGGGDVFVHHSAIEMTGYRTLEEGQPVEFEVQNGPKGLMATNVKPIR
- the folP gene encoding dihydropteroate synthase; amino-acid sequence: MLTLRDLDLSLSRPLLMGVVNANPDSFSDPGPRTPESVVERACALVAEGAAIVDVGAQSAITGRGPVDAGTEAALVAPAVEAIVARCPGTAVSVDAYKPAVVEAALAAGAHLVNDVSGLRDRAVARMCAAYGAGLVVMHTAAPPLTRLQDPSLYSSVAAEVAAFLAERVEAALADGVGPRSVVVDPGVDFTKTPAQTVALLRDLGPVVALGRPVLLALSRKDFVGALTGRPPAERGPGTLGAVAALRWVPGQVLRVHDVAATAELLAVLDAVGGPDGPPPDLALAEHLRHQR
- a CDS encoding type II toxin-antitoxin system VapC family toxin, whose translation is MTLVIDASAALYLLASERGIEPFAKFELVSPALLWSEVTSVLNEMRWRGDLTPALAQTAFDRLLASPIRRRADEGLYRDARDVARLLGWAKTYDAEYVALARALGIDLMSRDERLRRGASRLITVVTPDELVPPEHSTGSE
- a CDS encoding helix-turn-helix domain-containing protein gives rise to the protein MLTVPEAAKRVGRNPETIRRWIREGRLPAERVGTQHLVDERALEEVVATPELIPSGHDVTTVTGEPMPNFLAALHRSRSGR
- a CDS encoding class E sortase translates to MGVRKVIRGFGKALICVGILLFLFVGYQLWGTGVAEARGQRELEKRFQERLLTSVPTIPPPSGGPATTTTLPPISLGDSVAQIEIPKIDVKKYVVEGVGVEDLKAGPGHYPGTPMPGEPGNSAIAGHRTTYGAPFYRVDELEPGDPIFVTTAAGRFQYDVKEWIIVDPEEGVWVLDDTPDDRLTLTTCHPRFSAAQRLIVIASLVTAPVEAAPRAPPAAVPDDAVPVRADLGGGLSGAAVSRTPAVMWGAFAAAIWLGGWLLGRSWRRWPAYALTAVPFLVVLFVFYENVARLLPANV
- the ccmA gene encoding heme ABC exporter ATP-binding protein CcmA codes for the protein MPPLVVRFRAAVSLLGRFPALAGVDLDVAAGEIVLLQGPNGAGKSTLLRACAGLVGISSGEAEVLGHDLRSDRRAVRRRVGLLGHATFLYDELTVEDNLRFSARAAGATVDDAAVAMERLGLAGRLRDLPVSKLSAGQRRRVAVAAVLARRPELWLLDEPHAGLDAAGRELLDGLVREAAEAGSTVLMASHELDRATALAHRRVTVVGGRVNAGLLPPAAAAPAAPDQEAANVP
- a CDS encoding heme exporter protein CcmB, whose amino-acid sequence is MFRDALLVAGKDLRIEMKSKVATNQVLPFSFLVLVMFAFALDADRGLLSGVAAGLFWVTVLFSGLLAIARSFAIEAGDDARDALRLSGLDGAGIFLGKAGAVAVQLLALEVVLAVGAVVLYDVSLRGAGLLVVTCLLATGGIAAAGTIYGAVAAGLRVRETLLPLLLLPVLAPVLLAAARASEAALDVTTADGWPWVRLLAVFTAAYVAFGVVAFGPLLEES
- the ccsA gene encoding cytochrome c biogenesis protein CcsA codes for the protein MSTVGTRALGWMAGVMLALVAVLGLVVTPPDVVQRDAVRLLYIHVPTAWLAMYLSFGVTTVASALYLWKRTRRPFWDTLAGASAEIGLVFIGLTLVTGSIWGRTTWGVWWTWDARLTSTAVLFVTYLGYLAVRRIPGDPLVRSRRAAIVALAAFLNVPLVHQSVEWWRTLHQPASILDQRRLGDPQIQGSMLATLLLAVLAFTLLYGWLLVHRFRLASTEEQVESAQLDEALAERRAEANAADAGPGAGDLGASQLDAPVGERSS
- a CDS encoding cytochrome c maturation protein CcmE, with amino-acid sequence MSAAARSTKRLWLAGAVVAVALGFLLVQGLGNATLYFRTADEAVAQRDSLGERRFRLQGTVVAGSVDTRGNQVLFDVTANDVTVPIVHQGDPPELFQPGIPVVLEGRFQGEHFASDRILVKHTETYVADNPARVTSSSVPFPDR